The Neofelis nebulosa isolate mNeoNeb1 chromosome 16, mNeoNeb1.pri, whole genome shotgun sequence genome includes a window with the following:
- the LOC131498439 gene encoding myosin-1 isoform X1 — protein MSSDAEMAIFGEAAPYLRKSEKERIEAQNKPFDAKTSVFVADPKESFVKATVQSREGGKVTAKTEGGATVTVKEDQVYPMNPPKYDKIEDMAMMTHLHEPAVLYNLKERYAAWMIYTYSGLFCVTVNPYKWLPVYNAEVVTAYRGKKRQEAPPHIFSISDNAYQFMLTDRENQSILITGESGAGKTVNTKRVIQYFATIAVTGEKKKEEVTSGKIQGTLEDQIISANPLLEAFGNAKTVRNDNSSRFGKFIRIHFGTTGKLASADIETYLLEKSRVTFQLKAERSYHIFYQIMSNKKPDLIEMLLITTNPYDYAFVSQGEITVPSIDDQEELMATDSAIEILGFTSDERVSIYKLTGAVMHYGNMKFKQKQREEQAEPDGTEVADKAAYLQSLNSADLLKALCYPRVKVGNEYVTKGQTVQQVSERPQSITHIPSLLNTSLVTATIITLSTKVYNAVGALAKAVYEKMFLWMVTRINQQLDTKQPRQYFIGVLDIAGFEIFDFNSLEQLCINFTNEKLQQFFNHHMFVLEQEEYKKEGIEWTFIDFGMDLAACIELIEKPMGIFSILEEECMFPKATDTSFKNKLYEQHIGKSANFQKPKVVKGKAEAHFSLIHYAGTVDYNIAGWLDKNKDPLNETVVGLYQKSAMKTLAFLFTGGAAAEAEAGGGKKGGKKKGSSFQTVSALFRENLNKLMTNLRSTHPHFVRCIIPNETKTPGAMEHELVLHQLRCNGVLEGIRICRKGFPSRILYADFKQRYKVLNASAIPEGQFIDSKKASEKLLGSIDVDHTQYKFGHTKVFFKAGLLGLLEEMRDEKLAQLITRTQARCRGFLARVEYQRMVERRESIFCIQYNIRAFMNVKHWPWMKLYFKIKPLLKSAETEKEMANMKEEFEKTKEELAKSEAKRKELEEKMVALMQEKNDLQLQVQAEADSLADAEERCDQLIKTKIQLEAKIKEVTERAEDEEEINAELTAKKRKLEDECSELKKDIDDLELTLAKVEKEKHATENKVKNLTEEMAGLDETIAKLTKEKKALQEAHQQTLDDLQAEEDKVNTLTKAKIKLEQQVDDLEGSLEQEKKIRMDLERAKRKLEGDLKLAQESTMDVENDKQQLDEKLKKKEFEMSNLQSKIEDEQALAMQLQKKIKELQARIEELEEEIEAERASRAKAEKQRSDLSRELEEISERLEEAGGATSAQIEMNKKREAEFQKMRRDLEEATLQHEATAATLRKKHADSMAELGEQIDNLQRVKQKLEKEKSELKMEIDDLASNMETVSKAKGNLEKMCRTLEDQVSELKTKEEEQQRLINDLTAQRARLQTESGEFSRQLDEKDSLVSQLSRGKQAFTQQIEELKRQLEEEIKAKSALAHALQSARHDCDLLREQYEEEQEGKAELQRAMSKANSEVAQWRTKYETDAIQRTEELEEAKKKLAQRLQDAEEHVEAVNAKCASLEKTKQRLQNEVEDLMLDVERTNAACAALDKKQRNFDKILAEWKQKYEETHAELEASQKESRSLSTELFKIKNAYEESLDQLETLKRENKNLQQEISDLTEQIAEGGKRIHELEKVKKQIEHEKSELQAALEEAEASLEHEEGKILRIQLELNQVKSEIDRKIAEKDEEIDQLKRNHIRVVESMQSTLDAEIRSRNDAIRLKKKMEGDLNEMEIQLNHANRMAAEALRNYRNTQAILKDTQLHLDDALRGQEDLKEQLAMVERRANLLQAEIEELRATLEQTERSRKIAEQELLDASERVQLLHTQNTSLINTKKKLETDISQIQGEMEDIVQEARNAEEKAKKAITDAAMMAEELKKEQDTSAHLERMKKNLEQTVKDLQHRLDEAEQLALKGGKKQIQKLEARVRELEGEVESEQKRNVETVKSLRKHERRVKELTYQTEEDRKNVLRLQDLVDKLQAKVKAYKRQAEEAEEQSNVNLSKFRKLQHELEEAEERADIAESQVNKLRVKSREVHTKIISEE, from the exons ATGAGTTCCGACGCCGAGATGGCCATCTTTGGGGAGGCAGCTCCGTACCTCCGAAAGTCTGAAAAGGAGCGCATTGAGGCCCAGAATAAGCCTTTTGATGCCAAGACATCAGTCTTTGTGGCGGACCCTAAAGAGTCCTTCGTGAAAGCAACAGtgcaaagcagggaaggggggaaggtGACAGCCAAGACTGAAGGAGGGGCG ACTGTAACCGTGAAAGAGGACCAAGTCTACCCCATGAACCCTCCCAAATACGACAAGATCGAGGACATGGCCATGATGACGCACCTGCACGAGCCGGCCGTGCTGTACAACCTCAAAGAGCGTTACGCAGCCTGGATGATCTAC ACCTACTCAGGCCTGTTCTGTGTCACCGTCAACCCCTATAAGTGGTTGCCAGTGTACAATGCAGAGGTGGTGACGGCCTACCGAGGCAAGAAGCGCCAGGAGGCCCCGCCCCACATCTTCTCCATCTCCGACAACGCCTATCAGTTCATGCTGACGG ATCGGGAGAATCAGTCTATCTTAATCAC CGGAGAATCCGGGGCGGGGAAGACCGTGAACACCAAGCGTGTCATCCAGTACTTTGCAACAATTGCAGTCActggggagaagaagaaggaggaagttaCTTCGGGCAAAATTCAG GGGACTCTGGAAGATCAAATCATCAGCGCCAACCCCCTACTGGAGGCCTTTGGCAACGCCAAGACCGTGAGGAACGACAACTCCTCTCGCTTT GGTAAATTCATCAGGATCCACTTCGGTACCACGGGAAAACTGGCTTCTGCTGATATTGAAACAT ATCTTCTGGAGAAGTCTAGAGTTACTTTCCAGCTGAAGGCAGAAAGAAGCTACCACATTTTTTATCAGATCATGTCTAACAAGAAGCCAGACCTAATTG AAATGCTCCTGATCACCACCAACCCTTATGACTATGCCTTCGTCAGTCAAGGGGAGATCACAGTCCCCAGCATTGATGACCAAGAGGAGCTGATGGCCACAGAT AGTGCCATCGAAATCCTGGGCTTCACCTCTGATGAAAGAGTCTCCATCTACAAGCTCACGGGGGCTGTGATGCATTATGGGAACATGAAGTTCAAGCAGAAGCAGCGTGAGGAGCAGGCCGAGCCAGATGGCACCGAAG TTGCTGACAAGGCAGCCTACCTCCAGAGTCTGAACTCTGCTGACCTGCTCAAAGCCCTCTGCTACCCCAGGGTCAAGGTCGGCAACGAGTACGTCACCAAAGGCCAGACTGTGCAGCAGGTAAGTGAACGGCCTCAATCAATCACACACATCCCCAGCCTTCTCAACACGTCTTTGGTAACGGCAACAATCATTACTCTGTCCACGAAGGTATACAACGCAGTGGGCGCCCTGGCCAAGGCCGTCTACGAGAAGATGTTCCTGTGGATGGTCACCCGCATCAACCAGCAGCTGGACACCAAGCAGCCCAGACAGTACTTCATCGGGGTCCTGGACATCGCCGGCTTTGAGATCTTTGAT TTCAACAGCCTGGAGCAGCTGTGCATCAACTTCACCAACGAGAAGCTGCAACAGTTCTTCAACCACCACATGTTCGTGCTGGAGCAGGAGGAGTACAAGAAGGAGGGCATCGAGTGGACGTTCATCGACTTCGGGATGGACCTGGCTGCCTGCATCGAGCTCATCGAGAAG CCTATGGGAATCTTCTCCATCCTAGAGGAGGAGTGCATGTTCCCCAAGGCTACAGACACCTCCTTCAAAAACAAGCTGTATGAGCAGCATATTGGAAAGTCCGCCAACTTCCAGAAGCCCAAGGTGGTCAAAGGCAAGGCCGAGGCCCACTTCTCGCTGATCCACTACGCTGGCACTGTGGACTACAACATTGCCGGCTGGCTGGACAAGAACAAGGACCCCCTGAATGAGACCGTGGTTGGGCTGTACCAGAAGTCCGCAATGAAGACTCTGGCTTTCCTCTTCACTGGGGGAGCAGCTGCTGAAGCAG AGGCTGGTGGTGGGAAGAAAGGCGGCAAGAAGAAGGGTTCTTCTTTCCAGACTGTGTCTGCTCTCTTCAGG GAGAATCTGAATAAGCTGATGACTAACCTGAGGAGCACTCACCCCCACTTTGTACGCTGCATCATCCCCAATGAAACCAAAACCCCCG GGGCCATGGAGCATGAACTTGTCCTGCACCAGCTGAGGTGTAACGGAGTGCTGGAAGGCATCCGCATCTGCAGGAAGGGGTTCCCCAGCAGAATCCTTTATGCAGACTTCAAACAGAG ATACAAGGTATTAAATGCAAGTGCAATCCCTGAAGGGCAGTTCATTGACAGCAAGAAGGCTTCTGAGAAGCTCCTTGGGTCCATCGACGTTGACCACACCCAGTATAAATTTGGTCACACCAAG gtCTTTTTCAAAGCTGGTCTTCTGGGGCTTCTAGAGGAGATGCGAGACGAGAAGCTGGCCCAGCTGATTACCCGAACCCAGGCCAGGTGCAGAGGCTTCTTGGCCAGAGTGGAGTACCAGAGGATGGTGGAGAGAAG AGAGTCCATCTTCTGCATCCAGTACAACATCCGCGCCTTCATGAACGTCAAGCACTGGCCCTGGATGAAGCTGTATTTCAAGATCAAGCCCCTCCTCAAGAGCGCCGAGACCGAGAAGGAGATGGCCAACATgaaggaagaatttgagaagacCAAGGAAGAGCTGGCGAAGTCagaggcaaaaaggaaagaacttGAGGAGAAGATGGTTGCTCTGATGCAAGAGAAAAATGACCTGCAACTCCAGGTCCAAGCT GAAGCAGACAGCTTGGCTGATGCAGAGGAAAGGTGCGATCAGCTGATTAAAACGAAAATCCAGCTGGAGGCCAAGATCAAGGAGGTGACTGAGAGAGCTGAGGATGAGGAGGAGATCAATGccgagctgacggccaagaagaGGAAACTGGAGGATGAGTGTTCAGAGCTCAAGAAAGACATCGATGACCTTGAGCTGACCCTGGCCAAGGTTGAAAAGGAGAAGCATGCCACAGAGAACAAG gtGAAAAACCTCACGGAAGAGATGGCAGGCCTGGACGAAACCATCGCTAAGCTGACCAAGGAGAAGAAGGCCCTCCAGGAGGCCCACCAGCAGACCCTGGATGACCTACAGGCAGAAGAGGACAAGGTCAACACGCTGACCAAAGCTAAAATCAAGCTTGAACAACAAGTGGATGAC CTTGAAGGATCcctggaacaagaaaagaaaatccgcATGGACCTAGAAAGAGCCAAGAGGAAACTGGAGGGAGACCTAAAATTGGCCCAAGAATCCACAATGGATGTTGAAAATGACAAGCAGCAACTCGATGAGAAACTCAAAAA GAAAGAGTTTGAAATGAGCAATCTGCAAAGCAAGATTGAAGACGAGCAGGCCCTTGCCATGCAGCTACAGAAGAAGATCAAGGAGTTACAG GCCCGCAtcgaggagctggaggaggaaatCGAGGCAGAGAGGGCCTCCCGGGCCAAAGCAGAGAAGCAGCGTTCGGACCTCTCCCGGGAACTGGAGGAGATCAGCGAGCGGCTGGAAGAAGCCGGCGGGGCCACTTCCGCCCAGATCGAGATGAACAAGAAGCGGGAGGCCGAGTTCCAGAAGATGCGCAGGGACCTGGAGGAGGCCACCCTGCAGCACGAAGCCACGGCGGCCACCCTGAGGAAGAAGCACGCGGACAGCATGGCCGAGCTGGGGGAGCAGATAGACAACCTACAGAGGGTCaagcagaagctggagaaggagaagagcGAGTTGAAGATGGAGATCGACGACCTGGCCAGTAACATGGAGACCGTCTCCAAGGCCAAG GGGAACCTGGAAAAGATGTGCCGCACTCTAGAAGACCAGGTGAGTGAACTTAAGACCAAGGAAGAGGAGCAGCAGCGGCTGATCAATGACCTGACGGCTCAGAGAGCGCGTCTGCAGACAGAATCAG GTGAATTCTCACGCCAGCTAGATGAAAAGGACTCGTTAGTTTCTCAGCTCTCAAGGGGCAAACAAGCATTCACACAACAGATTGAGGAACTAAAAAGGCAGCTTGAAGAGGAGATAAAG GCCAAGAGTGCACTGGCCCACGCCCTGCAATCAGCCCGCCATGACTGTGACCTGCTGCGTGAACAGTatgaggaggagcaggagggcaAGGCTGAGCTGCAGAGGGCAATGTCCAAGGCCAACAGCGAGGTGGCCCAGTGGAGGACCAAATACGAGACGGATGCTATCCAGCGCacagaggagctggaggaggccaA GAAGAAGCTGGCCCAGCGTCTGCAGGACGCCGAGGAGCACGTAGAAGCGGTGAACGCCAAATGTGCCTCCCTGGAGAAGACGAAGCAGCGGCTCCAGAACGAAGTGGAGGACCTCATGCTCGACGTGGAGAGAACAAACGCGGCCTGCGCGGCCCTGGACAAGAAGCAGAGGAACTTCGACAAG ATCCTGGCAGAATGGAAACAGAAGTATGAAGAAACTCATGCTGAACTTGAAGCTTCCCAAAAGGAGTCCCGCTCCCTTAGCACAGAGCTGTTCAAGATTAAGAATGCTTATGAGGAATCCTTAGACCAACTTGAAACCCTGAAGCGGGAAAATAAGAATTTGCAAC AGGAGATTTCTGACCTTACTGAGCAGATTGCAGAAGGAGGGAAACGTATCCATGAACTAGAAAAAGTAAAGAAGCAAATTGAACATGAAAAGTCTGAACTTCAGGCTGCTCTAGAGGAGGCAGAG GCATCTCTTGAACACGAAGAGGGAAAGATCCTGCGCATCCAGCTGGAGTTGAACCAAGTCAAGTCTGAAATCGACAGGAAAATCGCTGAAAAGGATGAGGAAATTGACCAGCTGAAGAGAAACCACATCAGAGTCGTGGAGTCGATGCAGAGCACCCTGGATGCTGAGATCAGGAGCAGGAATGATGCTATCAGGCTCAAGAAGAAGATGGAGGGAGACCTCAATGAAATGGAAATCCAGCTGAACCACGCCAACCGCATGGCTGCAGAGGCCCTGAGGAACTACAGGAACACCCAGGCCATCCTCAAA GACACCCAGCTGCACCTGGACGACGCGCTCCGGGGCCAGGAGGACCTGAAGGAGCAGCTGGCCATGGTGGAGCGCAGGGCCAACCTACTGCAGGCTGAGATCGAGGAGCTGCGGGCGACCCTGGAGCAGACGGAGAGGAGCAGGAAAATCGCAGAACAGGAGCTCCTGGACGCCAGTGAGCGCGTCCAGCTCCTCCACACCCAA AACACCAGCCTGATCAACACCAAGAAGAAGCTGGAGACAGACATCTCCCAGATCCAGGGAGAGATGGAAGACATTGTCCAGGAAGCCCGCAACGCAGAAGAGAAGGCCAAGAAGGCCATCACGGAT GCGGCCATGATGGCCGAGGAGCTGAAGAAGGAGCAGGACACCAGCGCCCACCTGGAGCGGATGAAGAAGAACCTGGAGCAGACGGTGAAGGACCTTCAGCACCGTCTGGACGAGGCTGAGCAGCTGGCCCTGAAGGGCGGGAAGAAGCAGATCCAGAAACTGGAGGCCAGG GTACGCGAACTTGAAGGAGAAGTTGAAAGTGAACAGAAGCGCAATGTTGAAACTGTCAAGAGTCTACGCAAACACGAGAGAAGAGTAAAGGAACTCACTTACCAG actGAGGAAGACCGCAAGAATGTGCTCAGGCTCCAAGATCTCGTGGACAAACTGCAAGCGAAGGTGAAAGCTTATAAGAGACAAGCTGAGGAAGCG